From one Pseudomonas sp. MYb118 genomic stretch:
- a CDS encoding PoNe immunity protein domain-containing protein, protein MIRDSVAGAVYWRERVVKDVSWIEKAQRLLSEPSKNPVYDPQFSFDLSKDILRLILRRYSQGDPVADLGQSFAQLLETWELSNRLADSVCAENNLKTCRNWTFDLADLNHYIWCFWLVGLALVLRIPDDQWRRLLSLVGEEGKDVLLDRVIASREPARVIGGVLLHPKPYARLLEAIDAPKELADGKLKAFVDAWYPELNRCGKQQPWWYHYGDPEKHPLEAGSYFGRWCIEAAAAVQAFSLDDSQCLGHPHYPGDLLRPEGPGTHSPPLQAKESRSWLGFLGIGRAK, encoded by the coding sequence ATGATTCGAGACTCAGTAGCGGGGGCTGTCTACTGGCGCGAGCGGGTCGTGAAAGATGTGAGCTGGATAGAGAAAGCGCAGAGGCTCTTATCTGAACCCTCAAAGAATCCGGTCTATGACCCGCAATTTTCTTTTGATCTATCAAAAGACATTTTACGTTTGATCCTGCGCCGCTATTCCCAGGGAGATCCGGTTGCTGATTTAGGCCAATCATTTGCGCAGTTACTTGAAACCTGGGAGCTATCGAATCGTTTGGCGGATAGCGTTTGCGCAGAAAACAACCTGAAAACCTGCCGCAACTGGACGTTCGATCTTGCCGATTTGAATCACTACATCTGGTGTTTCTGGTTGGTCGGATTGGCGCTCGTATTACGCATACCAGACGACCAATGGCGCCGCCTGTTATCCCTCGTTGGTGAAGAGGGTAAAGACGTTTTGCTAGATAGGGTAATCGCCAGTCGTGAGCCCGCTCGTGTGATTGGGGGCGTTCTGTTGCATCCAAAGCCTTATGCCCGGCTGCTCGAAGCTATCGATGCGCCGAAAGAGCTTGCGGATGGGAAATTGAAAGCGTTCGTCGATGCTTGGTACCCGGAGCTGAATCGCTGTGGCAAGCAACAACCATGGTGGTATCACTACGGCGATCCTGAAAAGCATCCGCTCGAGGCGGGCAGCTATTTCGGGCGCTGGTGTATTGAGGCTGCGGCTGCCGTTCAGGCTTTTTCGCTGGATGACAGTCAATGCTTGGGTCATCCGCATTATCCCGGTGATCTATTACGACCTGAGGGCCCTGGTACGCATAGTCCACCTTTGCAGGCTAAAGAGTCGCGCAGTTGGCTAGGATTCTTGGGTATAGGCCGAGCCAAGTAA
- a CDS encoding TonB-dependent siderophore receptor translates to MSVRIYPSSLNMRKTALAVSLFSSLISANTWAEPVGYNIPTGSLATAINQFAATSGITISFSTQETAGLRSEGLQGKYELDQGLLNLLQGSGLQVQPAGNMHYALVRHNQGGSLELGATTISSMELGATTEGTGSYTTGSANTATGLRLSTRETPQSVTVITRQQIEDQNLTDVAQVLEQTPGVVVDSMGPAGSDANHIYVRGFEVGSIQVDGINRPDTYGFRDDLADMVSYDRVEVVRGATGLMSGTGDPGATVNLIRKKPTFQPQRTLTLKAGSWDTYRTELDVSGPLSESGHVRGRFVASNTDSQSHIDRQSQDKQVAYGVLEWDVTDDTMLTVGAEYQDMDSDGAGNHGFPMFNTDGSHFSPSRSFNSASDWSYHKRRSKTVFTTLEHQLNNGWQLKLNAEHSRRSYDDAFATAASGTVNPDGSGISTWTGRWAGEPRQTSFDLSASGPFELLSREHQAYLGASHYRAYYRNDGYPLWSFQTIDNIYTWDGSLAIPDAIHTKSSEDALDETQSGMVASVRWSLTDDLSLITGARVIDWKRDETATSLPTGATTRTSRGESGVVTPYLGLVYDLNENWSAYASYTTIFKPQSNKTASGSYLDPEEGVNYELGLKSEFWDKRLTTAFSVFEVRQDNLAVADGSNLAPDGNQAYRAESGTKTRGFEAEMAGEILPDWQVSASYTYAVIEDSDGKRLRTEVPRDTLKLFTSYRLQSLPKLKVGGGVRWQGTEYYKDAGPNDETFNQGAYSVVDLMAQYAVTPQTSVSLNLNNVFDENYYTAIGSRGWYGTPRSATATLVYAF, encoded by the coding sequence ATGTCTGTTCGTATTTACCCCTCCTCCCTCAACATGCGCAAAACCGCTTTGGCAGTCAGTCTCTTCAGTTCGTTGATCAGTGCCAATACCTGGGCCGAACCTGTCGGCTACAACATCCCTACTGGATCTCTAGCCACCGCCATCAACCAGTTCGCTGCAACCAGCGGCATAACCATCAGCTTTAGCACCCAGGAAACTGCCGGGCTACGCAGTGAGGGCCTACAGGGGAAATACGAGCTGGACCAAGGCTTGCTCAATCTCCTGCAAGGCAGTGGCTTGCAAGTGCAGCCCGCCGGAAACATGCACTACGCACTGGTACGCCACAATCAAGGAGGCTCTCTGGAATTGGGGGCTACGACGATTTCGAGTATGGAACTGGGTGCCACCACAGAAGGCACTGGTAGCTACACCACGGGTTCGGCCAACACCGCCACGGGGTTACGCCTCTCGACACGCGAGACACCACAATCAGTGACGGTCATCACCCGCCAGCAGATCGAAGACCAGAACCTGACAGATGTCGCTCAGGTGCTTGAACAAACACCTGGCGTAGTTGTGGACAGCATGGGACCTGCGGGCAGCGACGCCAACCATATTTATGTCCGCGGTTTTGAAGTCGGCAGCATTCAGGTCGACGGCATCAATCGGCCAGACACCTATGGATTCCGCGACGACCTGGCCGACATGGTCAGCTACGATCGTGTTGAAGTGGTGCGAGGCGCCACAGGGTTGATGTCAGGAACAGGCGATCCCGGCGCGACCGTCAACCTGATTCGCAAGAAACCAACGTTCCAACCTCAACGCACACTGACACTCAAGGCCGGCTCCTGGGATACCTACCGCACCGAACTGGACGTGTCTGGCCCGTTGTCCGAGAGCGGCCATGTACGTGGACGCTTTGTCGCGTCGAACACCGATAGCCAAAGCCACATTGACCGCCAGTCACAAGACAAGCAAGTGGCATACGGGGTCCTGGAATGGGACGTCACCGATGACACGATGCTGACCGTGGGCGCCGAGTATCAGGACATGGACAGTGACGGAGCCGGCAACCACGGCTTCCCGATGTTCAATACCGACGGCAGTCACTTCAGCCCTTCTCGCTCGTTCAACTCCGCTTCGGACTGGAGCTACCACAAGCGTCGCTCCAAAACAGTGTTCACCACCCTGGAACATCAGTTGAACAATGGCTGGCAGTTGAAGCTCAATGCCGAACACAGTCGCCGCAGTTATGACGACGCCTTCGCCACGGCGGCCAGCGGTACCGTCAACCCCGATGGTAGTGGCATCAGCACCTGGACTGGTCGCTGGGCGGGCGAGCCACGTCAGACCTCGTTCGACTTGTCCGCCTCCGGCCCCTTCGAACTGCTCTCCCGCGAGCATCAGGCTTATCTCGGGGCCAGTCACTACCGAGCCTACTATCGCAACGACGGTTATCCACTCTGGTCATTCCAGACCATCGACAACATCTACACCTGGGACGGCTCGTTGGCGATCCCGGATGCCATTCACACCAAGTCATCTGAAGATGCGCTCGATGAAACCCAGAGCGGTATGGTGGCGTCTGTACGCTGGAGCCTGACTGATGACCTGTCGCTGATTACCGGCGCACGGGTGATTGACTGGAAACGTGACGAGACTGCGACCAGCTTGCCCACTGGCGCCACCACTCGCACCTCTCGCGGCGAAAGCGGCGTCGTCACACCCTACCTGGGCCTGGTGTATGACCTGAACGAAAACTGGTCGGCCTATGCCAGTTACACCACCATCTTCAAGCCGCAAAGCAACAAGACCGCCAGTGGCAGCTACCTGGATCCTGAAGAAGGCGTTAACTATGAACTGGGCCTCAAGAGCGAGTTCTGGGACAAACGCCTGACCACCGCGTTCAGCGTCTTCGAAGTGCGGCAGGACAACCTCGCCGTCGCAGACGGCAGTAACCTGGCACCGGACGGCAATCAGGCCTACCGTGCCGAGTCCGGCACAAAAACTCGTGGCTTCGAAGCAGAAATGGCCGGTGAAATCCTGCCCGATTGGCAAGTATCCGCCAGCTACACCTATGCCGTTATTGAGGATTCGGATGGCAAGCGCCTGCGCACGGAAGTGCCGCGCGATACCTTGAAATTGTTCACCAGCTATCGACTCCAGTCACTGCCAAAATTGAAAGTGGGCGGTGGCGTGCGCTGGCAAGGTACGGAGTACTACAAGGACGCCGGTCCCAACGACGAAACGTTCAATCAGGGCGCCTACAGCGTGGTCGATCTGATGGCGCAATACGCGGTAACGCCACAAACCAGCGTCTCGCTGAACCTCAACAACGTGTTCGACGAGAACTACTACACCGCCATCGGCTCGAGGGGGTGGTACGGCACTCCGCGTAGCGCCACGGCCACCCTGGTCTACGCATTCTGA